From a region of the Deinococcus metallilatus genome:
- a CDS encoding glycosyltransferase has translation MLSSSSSPLVSVLMPTFKQASFLPRALESLLAQSWEDWELIVVDDGSPDDTAQIIQPYLADPRISFHQLERNTGLGAALNYATALAQGRYLAYLPSDDVYYTDHLARLVGVLEAQPSVDLAYGGVRWDYKHYGPTLRGEAAVGREAEFLGLPPEDKSQPTSGNLLALVQVLHRRREGLPRWTERAERVSDSLEVDFWRALLDGGARFAYAGAITCEWVGHPDQRHHIIAGIPGGLSRYRAHYGIGRGEYLNFQPSRGMRVNEWERYGRFASAAHAPRPDGLKILLVGSLGFNPERMLALEERGHKLYGLWSPDPETWDATGPFSYGHIEDIPLDECWPERVRAVRPNVIYALLNLQALPLIERVLDARLGIPFVFHFKEGPFPGDGLWPALVRVLKESDGLIFISPENREWYRLALGGHLDESRTFILDGDLPKIDWMTDEWSPKLSQGDGEIHTVCAGRPLGLEPLSELARQGIHVHFYGTHFHEWFPNWTRSGLESGFLHLHPTVEPQDWVRELSRYDAAWVQQFDSFNGGDLRRATWDDLNLPARLGTYAAAGLPWIMRDNRHSLVAMQTLAQNHDFGVFYRDFADLAAQLRDQPRLEELTANARAARRLFAFDTHADELVDFFRRVLAAQAFLQDERVAQGDD, from the coding sequence ATGCTCTCCTCCTCGTCCTCCCCACTGGTTTCGGTCCTGATGCCCACCTTCAAGCAGGCCAGTTTCCTGCCCCGGGCGCTGGAAAGCCTCCTCGCCCAGTCGTGGGAGGACTGGGAGCTGATCGTGGTGGACGACGGCTCGCCCGACGACACCGCCCAGATCATCCAGCCCTACCTCGCTGACCCCCGCATCTCCTTCCACCAGTTGGAACGGAATACTGGCCTCGGGGCGGCCCTGAACTACGCCACGGCGTTGGCCCAGGGACGGTACTTGGCCTACCTGCCCTCCGACGACGTGTATTACACGGATCACCTGGCGCGGCTGGTGGGTGTGCTGGAGGCGCAACCCTCAGTCGACCTGGCGTATGGCGGGGTGCGCTGGGACTACAAGCACTACGGTCCGACCCTGCGCGGTGAGGCGGCGGTGGGCCGGGAGGCGGAATTTCTCGGCCTGCCGCCGGAAGACAAGAGCCAGCCGACCAGCGGCAACCTGCTGGCGCTGGTGCAGGTGCTGCACCGCCGACGGGAAGGGCTGCCCCGCTGGACCGAGCGTGCCGAGCGTGTCTCGGACAGCCTGGAAGTGGACTTCTGGCGGGCGCTGCTGGACGGAGGGGCACGCTTTGCTTATGCGGGGGCCATCACCTGTGAGTGGGTGGGTCACCCGGACCAGCGGCACCACATCATCGCGGGTATCCCGGGCGGGCTGTCACGGTACCGGGCGCATTACGGGATCGGGCGGGGCGAGTACTTGAACTTCCAGCCCAGCCGGGGCATGCGCGTGAACGAGTGGGAGCGGTACGGCCGCTTCGCGTCGGCGGCCCACGCCCCTCGTCCGGACGGCCTGAAGATTCTGCTGGTCGGTTCCCTCGGCTTCAACCCCGAGCGGATGCTGGCGCTGGAGGAACGGGGCCACAAACTGTACGGCCTGTGGTCGCCCGATCCCGAAACCTGGGACGCCACCGGCCCCTTCTCCTACGGCCATATTGAGGACATCCCCCTGGACGAGTGCTGGCCCGAGCGGGTGCGGGCGGTGCGGCCCAACGTGATCTACGCCCTGCTGAACTTGCAGGCGCTGCCGCTGATCGAGCGTGTGCTGGACGCCCGGCTGGGCATTCCCTTCGTCTTTCACTTCAAGGAAGGCCCCTTTCCGGGAGACGGCCTGTGGCCTGCCCTGGTCCGCGTCCTGAAGGAAAGTGACGGCCTGATCTTCATCAGCCCCGAGAACCGCGAGTGGTACCGGCTGGCGCTGGGCGGGCACCTCGACGAGTCGCGGACCTTCATTCTGGACGGCGACCTGCCCAAGATCGACTGGATGACGGACGAGTGGTCGCCCAAGCTGTCGCAAGGTGACGGCGAGATTCACACGGTCTGCGCGGGGCGGCCCCTGGGGCTGGAACCGCTGTCCGAACTCGCCCGGCAAGGCATTCACGTCCACTTCTACGGGACCCACTTTCACGAGTGGTTCCCCAACTGGACCCGCAGCGGTCTGGAAAGCGGCTTCCTGCACCTGCACCCCACCGTCGAACCGCAGGACTGGGTGCGTGAACTCTCGCGCTACGACGCGGCCTGGGTGCAGCAGTTTGACAGCTTCAACGGCGGCGACCTGCGCCGGGCCACCTGGGACGACCTGAACCTGCCCGCGCGGCTGGGCACCTACGCGGCGGCGGGACTGCCCTGGATCATGCGCGACAACCGGCATTCCCTGGTCGCCATGCAGACCCTCGCGCAGAACCACGATTTCGGCGTCTTCTACCGCGACTTCGCGGACCTCGCCGCGCAGCTCCGCGACCAGCCCCGGCTGGAGGAATTGACCGCGAACGCCCGCGCGGCCCGCCGTCTCTTCGCTTTCGACACGCACGCGGATGAGCTGGTGGACTTTTTCCGCCGGGTGCTCGCGGCCCAGGCCTTTTTACAGGACGAGCGGGTGGCGCAGGGCGACGACTGA
- a CDS encoding glycosyltransferase: MTAAPHPRVSVLMPTFKQAHFLPRAIESLLAQSLPDWELIVVDDGSPDDTAQVIQPYLADPRIAYHRLERNQGLGAALNHALSLAQAPLVAYLPSDDVYYREHLEQLADALAAHPEASLASSGVRHHYNKAAAGQIDGEPLQLVQVMHRRTGDRWLERGELTTDDLDRMYWHQLRRRGPAVGTGQVTCEWVDHPDQRHKIVREPVGGINTYRDYYGVQEPLRFHTTVGHFIDEVERYRKYRERPPTPPAPDGLKILLVGELAYNPERVLALSEQGHKLYGLWMDRPYWYNWVGPLPFGHVQDIPRENWQAAVREIKPDVIYGLLNWQAVPFAHHVLTENPGVPFVWHFKEGPFICLEKGTWRELLELYTRADGRIYSSREMQDWFETLSPELAGGRPTLVLDGDLPKREGVQGERSPRLSDSDGEIHTVVPGRPIGLHPETVADLAAQGIHLHFYGEFTHGQWKAWIERTKGLAGRFLHLHPNVNQEDWVAEFSRYDAGWLHFFRSENGGELRRANWDDLNLPARMATLAAAGLPMLQRNNTGHIVATQNLARELDLGLFFDDMADLSRQLQDRERLSQLREHVWAVRDQFTFDHHADRLIAFFREVIGDRPAQTETAALHLPR, from the coding sequence ATGACTGCCGCACCCCATCCGCGCGTCTCGGTGTTGATGCCCACCTTCAAGCAGGCCCACTTCCTGCCCCGCGCCATCGAGAGTCTGCTGGCACAGTCCCTCCCCGACTGGGAATTGATCGTGGTGGACGACGGCTCGCCCGACGACACCGCCCAGGTCATCCAGCCCTACCTCGCTGACCCCCGCATCGCCTATCACCGTCTCGAACGCAATCAAGGTCTTGGGGCTGCACTGAACCACGCACTGTCGCTGGCTCAAGCCCCGCTGGTCGCCTACCTCCCCTCCGATGACGTGTATTACCGCGAGCATCTGGAGCAGTTGGCGGACGCGCTGGCCGCCCATCCCGAAGCTTCACTGGCCTCTTCCGGCGTGCGCCACCACTACAACAAGGCGGCGGCAGGCCAGATTGACGGCGAGCCGCTGCAACTCGTGCAGGTGATGCACCGCCGCACCGGGGACCGCTGGCTGGAGCGGGGCGAACTGACGACGGACGACCTCGACCGGATGTACTGGCACCAGCTCAGGCGGCGTGGCCCGGCGGTCGGCACCGGGCAGGTGACGTGCGAGTGGGTGGATCACCCCGATCAGCGGCACAAGATCGTGCGGGAACCGGTGGGCGGCATCAACACCTACCGCGACTATTACGGCGTGCAGGAACCGCTGCGCTTCCATACGACGGTCGGCCACTTCATCGACGAGGTCGAACGCTACCGCAAGTACCGCGAACGCCCGCCCACGCCCCCCGCCCCGGACGGCTTGAAAATCCTGCTGGTCGGAGAACTTGCCTACAACCCCGAACGGGTGCTGGCACTGTCCGAGCAGGGGCACAAGCTCTACGGCCTGTGGATGGACAGACCGTACTGGTACAACTGGGTCGGCCCGCTGCCCTTCGGCCACGTGCAGGACATTCCGCGCGAGAACTGGCAGGCGGCGGTGCGGGAGATCAAACCGGACGTGATCTACGGGCTGCTGAACTGGCAGGCGGTGCCGTTCGCGCACCACGTTCTGACCGAGAATCCCGGCGTGCCTTTCGTCTGGCATTTCAAGGAAGGCCCCTTCATCTGTCTGGAAAAGGGCACCTGGCGTGAGCTGCTGGAGCTGTACACGCGGGCTGACGGGCGCATCTATTCCAGCCGGGAGATGCAGGACTGGTTCGAGACGCTCTCGCCGGAACTCGCCGGGGGCCGCCCAACGCTGGTTCTCGACGGCGACCTGCCCAAGCGCGAGGGCGTGCAGGGGGAGCGTTCGCCCCGGCTGTCGGACAGCGACGGCGAGATTCACACCGTCGTGCCGGGCCGTCCCATCGGCCTGCATCCGGAAACCGTCGCCGACCTCGCCGCGCAGGGGATTCACCTGCACTTCTACGGCGAATTCACGCATGGGCAGTGGAAGGCGTGGATCGAGCGGACGAAGGGGCTGGCGGGCCGCTTCCTGCACCTGCACCCCAACGTGAACCAGGAAGACTGGGTGGCGGAGTTTTCGCGTTACGACGCGGGCTGGCTACACTTCTTCCGCAGCGAGAACGGCGGTGAGCTGCGGCGCGCCAACTGGGACGACCTGAACCTCCCCGCGCGGATGGCGACGCTGGCGGCGGCAGGCCTGCCGATGCTGCAAAGGAACAACACGGGGCATATCGTCGCCACGCAGAACCTCGCGCGGGAACTGGACCTGGGCCTCTTCTTCGACGATATGGCGGACCTCAGCAGGCAGCTTCAGGACCGGGAGCGTCTCAGCCAGTTGCGCGAACACGTCTGGGCGGTGCGTGACCAGTTCACCTTCGACCACCACGCGGACCGGCTGATCGCCTTTTTCCGTGAGGTGATCGGGGACCGCCCGGCGCAGACCGAAACCGCGGCGCTGCATCTGCCCCGCTGA
- a CDS encoding endonuclease/exonuclease/phosphatase family protein: MTSILTLNIMGYADKHGAWDERRKLIERVINDTQPDIIALQAVALDPQRHPDDQAAQLAASLNGYQAVFVAAQTHADGRQDGPAFLTRGPLPEVQRFELGLTPELEDTNRRVMLRGRFKTPQGPLDVFNAHFSWVPAQQEDNVREALSVLEGTAGPASVLVGDFNMQPDSPYLGGLREAEWIDAWALLHAGEDGFTFVEDRVPSIRIDYVWTRGVRARELAVVLAEGEGKVRASDHAGLLARLERV, encoded by the coding sequence ATGACCAGCATTCTGACTCTGAACATCATGGGCTACGCCGACAAGCACGGCGCGTGGGACGAACGGCGCAAGCTGATCGAGCGTGTGATCAACGACACCCAGCCGGACATCATCGCGCTTCAGGCGGTGGCCCTCGACCCGCAGCGGCACCCGGACGACCAGGCCGCGCAACTGGCCGCGAGTCTGAACGGCTACCAGGCCGTGTTCGTCGCCGCGCAGACGCACGCGGACGGGCGGCAGGACGGCCCGGCCTTCCTGACCCGGGGGCCACTCCCCGAGGTGCAGCGGTTTGAACTGGGCCTGACACCGGAGCTGGAGGACACCAACCGCCGCGTGATGCTCCGGGGCCGTTTCAAGACGCCACAGGGACCGCTGGACGTGTTCAATGCCCACTTCTCCTGGGTGCCCGCGCAGCAGGAAGACAACGTGCGGGAGGCGCTGTCGGTGCTGGAGGGAACGGCAGGCCCGGCGTCCGTCCTGGTCGGTGACTTCAACATGCAGCCGGACAGCCCGTACCTGGGCGGGCTGCGCGAGGCCGAGTGGATCGACGCCTGGGCCCTGCTGCACGCGGGCGAGGACGGCTTCACCTTCGTGGAGGACCGCGTCCCCAGCATCCGGATCGACTACGTCTGGACGCGCGGCGTGCGGGCGCGCGAGCTGGCGGTCGTGCTGGCCGAGGGGGAAGGCAAGGTGCGCGCCTCCGACCACGCGGGCCTGCTGGCGAGGCTGGAGCGGGTTTAA
- a CDS encoding beta-phosphoglucomutase family hydrolase, with the protein MNLGFIFDLDGVLTDTVELHYHSWQRLAEEEGVPFSREANAALLGRTREDALDLWLNGRPCSPEQRADLLWRKNASFLEALEGLGPGDLLPGVAELLHEARERGVRLGLASSSRNARRVCDRLGVTALFGAFADGSSVVNPKPAPDIFLWVAGRLGLHPTRCLVFEDSEAGVRAALAGGFPVVGLGDPARVGHATWVRPDLNGATVEEFARHLDPLPALS; encoded by the coding sequence GTGAATCTGGGCTTCATCTTCGATCTGGACGGCGTTCTGACGGATACGGTCGAACTGCACTATCACTCGTGGCAGCGGCTGGCGGAGGAGGAAGGCGTCCCCTTCTCCCGCGAGGCGAACGCGGCGCTGCTGGGCCGGACCCGCGAGGACGCGCTCGACCTGTGGCTGAACGGGCGCCCCTGTTCGCCGGAACAGCGCGCGGACCTGCTGTGGCGCAAGAACGCCTCTTTTCTGGAAGCCCTGGAGGGGCTGGGGCCGGGCGACCTGCTGCCCGGCGTGGCGGAATTGCTGCACGAGGCGCGGGAAAGGGGCGTCCGCCTGGGCCTGGCCTCTTCAAGCCGCAACGCGCGGCGGGTCTGTGACCGGCTGGGGGTGACGGCGCTCTTTGGCGCCTTCGCGGACGGCTCCAGCGTAGTGAATCCCAAGCCCGCGCCCGACATCTTCCTGTGGGTGGCCGGACGCCTGGGCCTGCACCCCACCCGCTGCCTCGTGTTCGAGGATTCGGAGGCGGGGGTGCGGGCGGCGCTCGCGGGCGGCTTCCCGGTGGTGGGGCTGGGGGACCCGGCACGGGTGGGGCACGCAACGTGGGTCCGGCCCGACCTGAACGGCGCGACGGTGGAGGAGTTCGCCCGGCACCTCGACCCCCTCCCCGCCCTGTCCTGA
- a CDS encoding PucR family transcriptional regulator, translating to MPATDLRYERVTQLVSDRTAELLAAPTLVVNPEGRVVASSRPEWCGLPLSALEALDGALPIPFRFGGQESRVLILPAEGEPLSPRLAHGVVELVLGQALVVDRLPQQQELKNTFIHDLLRGHIQDEETLLRQARILGMDLGPPRAVILIDASAYLLGPGQDPDRIQQRAQLVVGSVVNFFRLPNDTICAYIGEGEVAVLKASDTRNLSLWAEDGDAEAPTSSSWANLAALKRAGNALLAHLQTDLGTGLGMGIGRYHRGLDGLARSYQDARAALSLGSRLSGEHRAHTLDALGVAAFVGLADEPTKLGLALHLLSPLDHEPELLDTLDAFFAADCHPLAAARRLDLHRNTLNYRLDKITSLTGLNPRTFDQAVQIRLALLIRRLHG from the coding sequence TTGCCCGCCACCGATCTCCGTTACGAGCGCGTGACTCAACTGGTGAGTGACCGCACCGCCGAACTGCTCGCCGCGCCGACACTGGTCGTGAACCCCGAAGGCCGGGTGGTGGCGTCCAGCCGGCCCGAGTGGTGCGGCCTGCCGCTCTCGGCGCTGGAGGCGCTGGACGGCGCGCTGCCCATCCCCTTTCGCTTCGGCGGACAGGAAAGCCGGGTGCTGATCCTGCCCGCCGAGGGGGAACCGCTCTCGCCCCGGCTGGCGCATGGCGTGGTCGAACTGGTGCTGGGGCAGGCGCTCGTGGTGGACCGGCTGCCGCAACAGCAGGAGCTGAAAAACACCTTCATCCACGACCTGCTGCGCGGCCATATTCAGGATGAGGAAACGCTGCTGCGCCAGGCCCGCATCCTGGGCATGGACCTGGGGCCGCCGCGCGCCGTGATCCTGATCGACGCCTCCGCGTACCTGCTGGGGCCGGGACAGGACCCCGACCGGATTCAGCAGCGCGCGCAACTGGTGGTGGGCAGCGTGGTCAACTTCTTTCGCCTGCCGAACGACACCATCTGCGCCTATATCGGGGAGGGCGAGGTGGCGGTCCTCAAGGCCAGCGACACCCGCAACCTCAGCCTGTGGGCCGAGGACGGCGACGCGGAGGCACCCACCAGCTCGTCCTGGGCCAACCTCGCGGCCCTCAAACGGGCGGGGAACGCGCTGCTGGCCCACTTGCAAACCGACCTGGGCACGGGGCTGGGGATGGGCATCGGGCGGTATCACCGGGGGCTGGACGGCCTGGCCCGCTCCTATCAGGATGCCCGCGCGGCCCTCTCGCTGGGCAGCCGCCTGAGCGGCGAACACCGGGCGCATACCCTCGACGCGCTGGGCGTCGCGGCCTTCGTGGGCCTGGCGGACGAGCCAACCAAGCTGGGGCTGGCCCTGCACCTCCTCAGCCCCCTCGACCACGAGCCGGAACTGCTGGACACCCTGGACGCCTTCTTCGCCGCAGACTGCCATCCCCTCGCGGCCGCGCGGCGCCTGGACCTGCACCGCAATACCCTGAATTACCGCCTGGACAAGATCACCTCACTGACTGGCCTGAATCCACGGACCTTCGACCAGGCGGTCCAGATTCGGCTCGCCTTGCTGATCCGGCGCCTGCACGGTTAG
- a CDS encoding glycosyltransferase family 9 protein — MFRALPGLGDLLCTVPALRALRAGEPEAEITLLGLPQAAPFADRFPELIDRLLPFPGFPGLPEQPVRQAELLGLLGEVQGQYDLALQLHGSGPISNVLVSLLGARQAAGRFRPGQWCPDPARFLPYEDGQPEPLVWLRLMEFLGYPSQGETLAFPVHEADRAALLTLPGAHALRPGSYAVIHPGASQPERRWSPRNFALVAERLAARGLRVVLTGTSGEAETTRAVWEALNVPGVLDLTGQTDLGTLAALLAGARLLVSGDTGISHLAAATRTPSAVVFLASDPARWAPLDRERHRVVVGDDLGAVLHEVDFLLAREPQRVR, encoded by the coding sequence GTGTTCCGCGCCCTTCCAGGGCTGGGGGACCTGCTGTGTACGGTTCCGGCGCTGCGGGCCCTGCGGGCGGGGGAGCCGGAGGCGGAAATCACGCTGCTGGGTCTGCCCCAGGCGGCACCGTTCGCGGACCGTTTCCCGGAACTGATCGACCGCCTGCTGCCTTTCCCCGGCTTTCCGGGCCTGCCAGAGCAACCGGTGCGGCAGGCGGAACTACTCGGCCTGCTCGGGGAGGTCCAGGGGCAGTACGACCTGGCCCTGCAACTGCATGGCAGCGGCCCCATCAGCAACGTGCTGGTGTCTCTGCTGGGGGCAAGGCAGGCAGCGGGGCGCTTCCGTCCGGGACAGTGGTGTCCGGACCCCGCGCGGTTTCTGCCTTACGAGGACGGGCAACCCGAACCGCTGGTGTGGCTGCGGCTGATGGAATTCCTGGGCTACCCGTCACAGGGGGAAACCCTCGCGTTTCCCGTCCACGAGGCGGACCGGGCGGCGCTGCTGACTCTTCCCGGTGCTCACGCACTGCGGCCCGGTAGCTACGCCGTGATCCACCCCGGCGCCAGCCAGCCCGAACGGCGCTGGTCGCCCCGGAACTTCGCGCTGGTGGCCGAACGGCTGGCGGCACGCGGCCTGCGCGTGGTGCTGACCGGCACCTCCGGCGAGGCCGAGACGACACGGGCGGTGTGGGAGGCGCTGAACGTGCCGGGCGTCCTCGACCTGACCGGGCAGACCGACCTGGGCACGCTGGCCGCCCTGCTCGCGGGCGCGCGGCTGCTGGTCAGCGGGGACACGGGAATTTCCCACCTCGCCGCCGCGACCCGCACGCCGAGCGCCGTGGTGTTCCTGGCCTCCGACCCGGCCCGCTGGGCGCCGCTGGACCGCGAACGTCACCGCGTTGTGGTCGGGGACGACCTGGGCGCCGTTCTCCACGAGGTTGATTTCCTTCTCGCAAGGGAGCCGCAACGTGTCCGCTGA
- a CDS encoding glycosyltransferase family 9 protein, protein MSAEARFGVGQRVLLACTGDVPALRPALEACRSAWPQAHLALLVPAPERDAVPAWASEVLAPTTFWTLELPERLRAGHFDAAVILTAPGDSPHGLGYLCALAGIPERAGVSGEFGGQTLTHWVRPGQADSTFTLPYDLCTTHDCATQERS, encoded by the coding sequence GTGTCCGCTGAAGCCCGCTTCGGCGTGGGGCAGCGGGTGCTGCTCGCCTGCACGGGTGATGTTCCTGCCCTGCGCCCTGCGCTGGAGGCGTGCCGCTCCGCCTGGCCCCAGGCGCACCTCGCCCTTCTGGTCCCCGCCCCGGAACGGGACGCTGTGCCGGCCTGGGCCTCCGAAGTCCTGGCGCCCACAACCTTCTGGACCCTGGAACTGCCCGAACGGCTGCGCGCCGGGCATTTCGATGCCGCCGTGATTCTGACGGCTCCCGGCGACTCGCCGCACGGGCTGGGGTACCTCTGCGCGCTGGCCGGGATTCCCGAGCGGGCGGGCGTCTCGGGCGAGTTCGGCGGGCAGACGCTCACGCACTGGGTCAGGCCGGGGCAGGCGGACTCCACCTTCACCCTCCCCTACGACCTCTGCACCACCCACGACTGCGCCACTCAAGAAAGGAGCTGA
- a CDS encoding glycosyltransferase — MRPLRILTWHIHGSYLYYLTQAPHEFYLPVKPGRPEGYGGRAGNFRWGENVHDVPAEEVRNQSYDAILFQSHKNYLEDQFEILSPEQRKLPRIYLEHDPPRETPTDTRHPVDDPEVLLVHVTHFNDLMWNSGRTPTHVIEHGVTDPGLTWTGEKARGLTVVNGLQKRGRRLGADVFERVRAEVPLDLVGMESQAAGGLGNIPLADLPAFAAPYRFFFNPIRYTSLGLAVCEAMMLGMPILGLATTEMATAVQNGVNGYVDTDVQKLVERMRHLLEDPEEARRLSAGAREVARERFSIERFARDWDATFREVAGRGALVGGAR, encoded by the coding sequence ATGCGACCCCTGCGGATTCTGACCTGGCACATTCACGGCAGTTACCTGTATTACCTCACGCAAGCGCCGCACGAGTTCTATCTCCCGGTCAAGCCGGGGCGCCCCGAAGGGTACGGCGGGCGCGCGGGCAACTTCCGCTGGGGCGAGAACGTGCATGACGTTCCGGCGGAGGAGGTGCGGAACCAGTCCTACGACGCCATTCTCTTCCAATCGCACAAAAACTACCTCGAAGACCAGTTCGAGATCCTCTCGCCCGAGCAACGCAAGCTGCCGCGCATCTACCTCGAACACGACCCGCCGCGCGAGACACCCACCGACACCCGGCACCCGGTCGACGACCCCGAGGTGCTGCTGGTCCACGTGACCCACTTCAACGACCTGATGTGGAACAGCGGCCGCACGCCGACCCACGTGATCGAACACGGCGTGACCGACCCCGGCCTCACCTGGACGGGCGAGAAGGCGCGCGGCCTGACGGTGGTGAACGGCCTGCAAAAGCGCGGGCGGCGCCTGGGCGCGGACGTGTTCGAGCGGGTGCGGGCGGAGGTGCCACTGGACCTCGTTGGAATGGAGTCGCAGGCGGCAGGCGGGCTGGGGAATATCCCGCTGGCCGACCTTCCCGCCTTTGCCGCCCCCTACCGCTTCTTCTTCAACCCGATCCGCTACACGAGTCTGGGCCTGGCCGTCTGCGAGGCGATGATGCTGGGGATGCCGATCCTCGGCCTGGCGACGACCGAGATGGCGACTGCCGTGCAAAACGGCGTGAACGGCTACGTGGACACTGACGTGCAGAAACTGGTCGAGCGGATGCGGCATCTGCTGGAAGACCCGGAGGAGGCGCGGCGGCTGAGCGCGGGAGCGCGGGAAGTGGCCCGCGAACGCTTCTCCATCGAACGCTTCGCCCGCGACTGGGACGCCACCTTCCGCGAGGTGGCCGGACGCGGGGCACTGGTCGGGGGTGCGAGGTGA
- a CDS encoding glycosyltransferase — protein MKRIALISEHASPLAALGGTDAGGQNVYVAQVARHLARLGYAVDVFTRRDAPHFPEVLEWVPGVRVVHVPVGPAAAIPKEDLLPLMADFTRFMAAFMAREGRYDLLHANFWMSGLVAADLKRLLGLPFVITFHALGKVRRLHQGEADGFPDDRFAIEERLVREADRVIAECPQDEADLRDLYAADPARIVTVPCGFDPDEFSPQGRREARERLGLDPDELTVLQLGRMVPRKGVDDAIRGFARAVRERGLSARLLVVGGNSPDPDPALTPELGRLQGVAREEGVADRVIFTGSRDRAALRDYYSAADVFISTPWYEPFGITPLEAMACGTPVLGARVGGIQYTVMDGETGYLVPPRDPDALGKRLGDLLADAPLREQMGEAALMRVRSHFTWEGVARQLAGVYREVEQEAEGARPVPPAESLVERAFQSLMTTLTRSRRALEPQIEAAAEAITECFERGGKVLVCGNGGSAADAQHFAAELVGRFRIDGRRGLPVLALTADTAMLTAWSNDVGFDDVFARQVEAFGCEGDLLLAISTSGRSPNIVAALQAARARGLTTVALLGGRGGDALALADLPLMVASTDTPRIQEVHILALHLICELVEEQISTALPAHLPAAVRLNPPGATSPLISAPVRKGANV, from the coding sequence GTGAAACGAATTGCTCTGATCAGCGAACACGCCTCGCCGCTGGCCGCCTTGGGCGGGACCGACGCAGGCGGGCAGAACGTGTACGTGGCACAGGTGGCGCGGCATCTGGCGCGGCTGGGCTACGCGGTGGACGTGTTCACGCGCCGGGATGCCCCCCACTTCCCCGAAGTGCTGGAGTGGGTGCCGGGCGTGCGGGTGGTTCACGTTCCGGTCGGTCCGGCGGCGGCGATTCCCAAGGAAGACCTGCTCCCCCTGATGGCCGACTTCACGCGCTTCATGGCCGCCTTTATGGCGCGCGAGGGGCGGTACGACCTGCTGCACGCCAACTTCTGGATGTCGGGGCTGGTGGCGGCCGACCTCAAGCGGCTGCTGGGCCTCCCCTTCGTGATCACCTTCCACGCGCTCGGCAAGGTGCGGCGGCTGCATCAGGGCGAGGCGGATGGCTTCCCCGACGACCGCTTCGCCATCGAGGAGCGGCTGGTGCGCGAGGCCGACCGCGTGATCGCGGAGTGTCCCCAGGACGAGGCCGACCTGCGCGACCTGTACGCGGCCGACCCCGCCCGCATCGTGACCGTCCCCTGCGGCTTCGACCCCGACGAGTTCAGCCCGCAGGGCCGCCGCGAGGCGAGAGAACGCCTGGGTCTGGACCCCGACGAACTCACGGTGCTGCAACTGGGCCGCATGGTCCCGCGCAAGGGCGTGGACGACGCGATCCGGGGCTTCGCGCGGGCGGTGCGGGAACGTGGTCTGTCGGCCCGGCTGCTGGTGGTGGGCGGCAACAGCCCCGACCCCGACCCGGCCCTGACGCCCGAGCTGGGGCGCTTGCAGGGCGTCGCGCGGGAGGAAGGGGTGGCGGACCGGGTGATCTTCACCGGCAGCCGGGACCGCGCCGCCCTGCGCGACTACTACAGCGCCGCCGACGTGTTCATCAGCACGCCCTGGTACGAACCCTTCGGCATCACGCCGCTGGAGGCGATGGCCTGTGGCACGCCCGTCTTGGGCGCGCGGGTGGGCGGCATCCAGTACACGGTGATGGACGGCGAGACGGGCTATCTGGTGCCGCCGCGCGACCCGGACGCCCTCGGGAAGCGGCTGGGCGACCTGCTGGCGGACGCCCCGCTGCGGGAGCAGATGGGCGAGGCGGCCCTCATGCGCGTCCGGTCGCACTTCACCTGGGAAGGCGTGGCGCGACAACTCGCCGGGGTCTACCGCGAGGTGGAGCAGGAGGCGGAGGGGGCGCGGCCGGTTCCTCCCGCCGAAAGCCTGGTCGAACGCGCCTTCCAGAGCCTGATGACCACCCTCACACGCTCCCGCAGGGCGCTGGAGCCGCAGATCGAGGCGGCGGCGGAAGCGATCACCGAATGCTTCGAGCGCGGGGGCAAGGTGCTGGTGTGCGGCAACGGTGGGAGCGCCGCCGACGCGCAGCACTTCGCCGCCGAGCTGGTGGGGCGCTTCCGCATCGACGGGCGCCGGGGCCTGCCGGTACTGGCCCTGACTGCCGACACGGCCATGCTCACCGCCTGGTCGAATGACGTGGGCTTCGACGACGTGTTCGCCCGGCAGGTGGAAGCCTTCGGGTGTGAGGGGGACCTGCTGCTCGCGATCAGCACCAGCGGGCGCTCCCCCAACATCGTCGCCGCGCTCCAGGCTGCCCGTGCCCGTGGCCTCACCACCGTGGCGCTGCTGGGGGGCCGGGGCGGGGACGCCCTCGCGCTGGCCGACCTGCCCCTGATGGTCGCCAGCACGGACACGCCCCGCATTCAGGAGG